The Lucilia cuprina isolate Lc7/37 chromosome 5, ASM2204524v1, whole genome shotgun sequence genome includes a window with the following:
- the LOC111676830 gene encoding novel acetylcholine receptor chaperone: MPASNTIVLKSLSILLGLFFVFVGTLKLTPHISKDLYKDLRTEYVKYAKVFPLTALFGIKIPSKWYRRTVGVLEIVCGLAMALIPYHKVKNTANITLLILMLLGIYQHWMVSDPFERSGPALVFTFMLGGRLVVWYQTSRKEAEQSAVTQAQTNGVKQD, translated from the exons atgcCAGCTTCAAATACAATTGTGTTGAAAAGTCTTTCCATATTATTgggattattttttgtttttgttggtacACTTAAATTAACTCCACATATAAGTAAGGACCTATACAAGGATCTA cgCACTGAATATGTTAAATATGCCAAAGTGTTTCCTTTGACAGCCTTGTTTGGCATTAAAATACCCTCAAAATGGTACAGACGCACTGTTGGTGTATTGGAAATAGTTTGCGGTCTGGCAATGGCACTTATTCCATATC ataaagtaaaaaatactgCTAACATAAcgcttttaattttaatgcttcTTGGCATTTATCAACACTGGATGGTAAGCGATCCCTTTGAACGTTCAGGACCGGCGTTGGTGTTCACTTTTATGTTGGGTGGTCGTTTAGTCGTTTGGTATCAG ACTAGCCGCAAAGAAGCAGAACAATCAGCCGTCACACAGGCACAAACAAATGGTGTGAAACAGgactaa
- the LOC111676833 gene encoding iodotyrosine deiodinase 1, with translation MNLTLLFQKSIILQYSQWIFISIITIIAFHWFFKYLHRIWPLGKTLDHNHIIENEEQDEYTPALEENEHIPYEGATIKLPGGAEQFYEMVHNRRSVRSFKSHPIPSLKVIETCIKAAGTSPSGAHTEPWTFCVVSNKELKQRIREIIEFEEELNYKQRMSRQWTTDLRPLKTDHIKPYLTDAPYLLLIFKQIYGFTKSGKRKQHYYNEISVSIATGILLCALQAAGLSSLVTTPLNCGPFLRDLLNRPANEKLLVLLPVGYPADDCRIPDLQRKDLNDIMQMY, from the exons atgaatttaacattattatttcaaaaatctaTAATACTTCAATATAGTCAATGGATATTTATATCAATTATAACAATAATTGCCTTTCACTggttctttaaatatttacataggATTTGGCCACTTGGAAAAACATTGGATCATAATCATATAATAG AAAATGAAGAACAAGATGAATATACTCCTGCATTAGAAGAAAATGAGCATATTCCATATGAAGGAGCTACAATAAAACTACCAGGTGGTGCTGAACAATTTTATGAAATGGTTCATAATCGACGCAGTGTACGATCTTTCAAATCACATCCCATTCCTTCCTTAAAAGTAATAGAAACCTGTATTAAAGCTGCTGGCACTTCTCCAAGTGGTGCCCACACCGAACCTTGGACTTTTTGTGTTGTTAGTAATAAGGAATTAAAACAACGTATACGTGAAATAATTGAATTCGAAGAGGAATTAAACTATAAGCAACGAATGAGTCGTCAGTGGACAACGGATTTGCGGCCATTAAAAACTGATCATATCAAACCTTATTTAACGGATGCTCCTTAtcttttattgatatttaaacAGATTTACGGTTTCACCAAATCTGGCAAACGTAAACAAcattattataatgaaatttctgtGTCTATTGCAACGGGAATTTTACTGTGTGCTCTACAGGCAGCTGGTTTGAGTTCACTTGTCACCACACCTTTAAACTGTGGTCCATTTTTACGAGATCTATTGAATCGTCCCGCTAATGAGAAATTACTTGTTCTTTTGCCAGTCGGTTATCCGGCAGATGATTGTCGAATTCCTGATTTGCAGCGTAAGGATCTAAATGATATTATGCAAATGTATTAA
- the LOC111676810 gene encoding chromosomal serine/threonine-protein kinase JIL-1, which produces MNRYQNKNKNSTSNAGGGAYGKMSTRRQMEHESGYYEDVPEDCYNYNANSGGSGKRPRQMSNEALYGSDKKYKSQVTHPNMTGNKKKNTSSSTASYGGLGMTKKSRNVPEVNSNGAVKTATTTTYHTQNLCSKKSNTIKSNNNNNTTSNINKEAKLKNVAGINTKLCLNATNYNDYSHNNNNNNNNYGISMEKNHHANDLVKNTTTVDMNEIVEVPDSDSEEEAEAATSLVSKTKAKIKNGRASNSIKCVPTYVVSGSSSNSNHSIQNFHEQQASSSKIQTYNNNNNNHTTSSNKEVKQKETTADNESNSNPNADLERLQREIEDVTQVHTSCIVGDDEKVNLSHFELIRVLGTGAYGKVFLVRKNGGDDNDQLYAMKVLKKDTVVQKKKTAEHTTTERQVLEAIQQSPFLVGLHYAFQTDSKLYLVLDYVSGGELFTHLYKAEHFSESTVRVYIAEVVLALEHLHKLGIIYRDIKLENILLDGQGHIVLADFGLSKIFAPDSDHRAHSFCGTLEYMAPEIIRAGPNGHDLAVDWWSVGVLTYELLTGASPFTVVEQQNSQSDISRRIQKVDPVLPPTLGENVKDFILKMLHKDPKKRLGGNSRNAAEIKNHPFFRGINWNELKSKRRKAPFKPTLDSEDDTQNFSEEFTKQPVIDSPAPVPVNTHRLFRGYSYVAPQHRKKLLERERIPEFFEEYCSEPVLSPTPAPDNIQLKQLCGNGAFGNCYLGVDEMDDRIFAIKVIPETNYRPAEVDALIACAQDEHPSIAQFFAVYRKDSDIWIIQEFVEGCELSNQIMQSECGLDELLCSDIFNKLVQAVHYIHEKKFIHGDVKPENIILTVDDMIKLVDFGAACYHGNVKSWHDKPRFTIDYAPPEMLQNPDYATYTESLDIWCLGATLFTMYMGHSPFRQGRGDRQVSYEMLKQRILNEAMYTESERWQQASEELKHLLQGCMEKDVKKRLTLLQILQHPWFDVTIKQKALLPIATESYECDLYNTDDIRNTRTDITESNIKEEEEQEEEVAIDTCSRTEEEEEEKHILEDLEEVDLRQQSLQSEGDVTSGLGQSKSSDENSLTAMETDEVSSADIHVIRDEELTVNGCPPESLTDLDDFQGFDENMPPITSWLLDVSKFIIFDKVRQIIGRTSVARSRQTKQNVTSAPPPITRRSMRRETNLNKITKPLLANNKNRSPPRSQQQQQKETLSSTPRKTRSAIINKECVPDVWTPEEFSGFDEQERKRLALKTKSSWRMFCTILHSTQMSLKYFNFDRRVYNRTLEDNSEEIKSNKNKTSTRKQQITTPPMPQVTTTATTREVSLACRKQPSRLARAQRARYVFE; this is translated from the exons ATGAATCGgtatcaaaacaaaaataaaaattcaaccaGTAACGCTGGCGGTGGAGCTTACGGAAAAATGTCCACCCGACGTCAAATGGAACACGAAAGTGGCTATTATGAAGATGTACCAGAAGATTGTTATAACTATAACGCAAATAGCGGAGGCTCAGGAAAACGTCCAAGACAAATGTCCAATGAAGCATTATATGGCAGtgataaaaagtataaatctcAAGTGACGCATCCAAATATGACtggaaacaaaaagaaaaatacgtcCTCATCAACAGCGTCATATGGTGGTCTTGGTATGACTAAAAAGAGTCGCAACGTTCCTGAAGTTAACAGTAATGGTGCAGTTAAAACGGCGACGACAACAACATATCACACACAGAATCTTTGCTCGAAAAAAAGTAATACcattaaaagcaacaataacaataataccaCAAGCAACATAAACAAAGAAGCAAAACTTAAAAATGTTGCTGGTATTAATACCAAATTGTGTCTAAATGCTACAAATTACAATGACTACTcccataataataacaataataataataactatgGAATATCTATGGAAAAGAATCATCATGCAAATGATTTGGTAAAGAATACAACCACAGTTGATATGAATGAAATTGTTGAAGTTCCTGACAGCGATAGCGAAGAGGAAGCTGAAGCAGCTACATCTTTAGTTAGTAAAACAaaggcaaaaattaaaaacggtAGAGCCAGTAACTCCATAAAATGTGTACCCACATATGTGGTCAGTGGTAGCAGCAGTAATAGCAAtcattctatacaaaattttcacgAACAACAGGCATCCAGctcaaaaatacaaacatataacaataataacaacaaccatACTACTAGCAGCAATAAGGAAGTTAAACAAAAGGAAACAACCGCTGATAATGAGTCAAATAGTAATCCCAATGCCGATCTCGAACGTTTACAACGTGAAATAGAAGATGTCACACAAGTTCATACAAGTT GCATTGTTGGTGATGATGAAAAAGTTAACCTATCGCACTTCGAACTTATACGAGTTTTGGGTACAGGAG CTTATGGCAAAGTTTTTCTTGTGCGTAAAAATGGTGGTGACGATAATGACCAATTATATGCTatgaaagttttgaaaaaagacACCGTAGTTCAAAAGAAAAAGACTGCCGAACATACAACCACAGAAAGACAG GTACTTGAGGCTATACAGCAAAGTCCATTTCTTGTTGGATTACATTATGCATTTCAAACGGATTCAAAGCTATATTTAGTTTTAG ATTATGTCAGTGGTGGTGAGCTTTTTACACATCTATATAAGGCAGAGCATTTTTCAGAATCGACAGTTCGTGTTTATATCGCTGAGGTCGTTTTAGCTCTTGAACATTTACATAAACTTGGCATTATCTATCGGgatattaaattagaaaatatattactGGATGGTCAAGGTCATATTGTTCTGGCCGATTTTGGTCTTTCGAAAATCTTTGCACCTGACTCGGATCATCGAGCTCATAGTTTTTGTGGTACCCTAGAGTATATGGCACCCGAGATTATAAGAGCTGGGCCAAATGGTCATGATTTAGCTGTAGACTGGTGGTCAGTGGGTGTACTAACATATGAACTTTTAACGGGTGCTTCGCCCTTTACTGTTGTGGAGCAGCAGAATTCTCAAAGCGACATTTCTCGTCGTATACAAAAAGTAGATCCTGTGCTGCCGCCCACACTAGGGGAAAAtgttaaagattttatattgaaaatgttgcATAAAGATCCGAAAAAACGTTTAGGTGGCAATAGCCGCAATGCAgcagaaataaaaaatcatcCATTTTTCCGCGGCATTAATTGGAATGAGTTGAAAAGTAAACGCCGAAAAGCACCATTTAAACCGACATTGGACAGCGAAGACGATACTCAAAACTTTAGTGAAGAATTCACTAAACAGCCAGTAATAGATTCGCCGGCTCCAGTGCCTGTAAATACTCATAGACTATTTCGTGGTTATTCTTATGTGGCACCACAACATCGTAAAAAGCTTTTGGAAAGAGAAAGAATTCCCGAATTCTTTGAGGAATATTGTAGTGAGCCAGTTTtg TCACCAACTCCTGCTCCTGATAATATACAACTAAAACAATTATGTGGCAATGGTGCTTTTGGTAATTGTTATTTAGGCGTGGATGAAATGGATGATAGAATTTTTGCTATCAAAGTTATACCCGAAACTAATTATCGCCCTGCTGAAGTTGATGCCCTAATAGCTTGCGCTCAAGATGAACATCCCTCAATTGCACAATTCTTTGCTGTTTATCGTAAAGATTCAGACATATGGATTATTCAGGAATTCGTAGAAGGATGTGAACTTTCTAATCAAATAATGCAATCCGAATGTGGACTTGATGAGCTGTTGTGCAGtgacatatttaataaattggtGCAGGCTGTACATTATATTCATGAGAAGAAATTCATACATGGAGATGTTAAACCAGAAAACATTATACTTACCGTAGACGATATGATTAAACTGGTGGATTTTGGAGCAGCATG TTATCACGGCAATGTTAAGAGTTGGCATGATAAGCCTCGCTTTACAATTGACTATGCTCCGCCAGAAATGCTACAAAACCCCGATTATGCCACATATACAGAGTCTTTGGATATTTGGTGTTTAGGTGCTACTTTGTTTACCATGTATATGGGTCATTCACCCTTTCGGCAGGGCCGAGGGGATCGCCAGGTAAGCTACGAAATGCTAAAGCAACGTATTCTAAACGAGGCCATGTACACCGAGTCTGAGCGTTGGCAACAGGCCTCGGAagaattaaaacatttactaCAAGGCTGTATGGAAAAGGATGTAAAGAAACGCTTAACACTTCTTCAAATACTACAACATCCTTGGTTCGATGTAACCATTAAACAAAAGGCATTGCTACCGATAGCAACTGAAAGTTACGAATGTGATCTTTATAACACAGATGACATTCGTAATACAAGAACGGATATAACGGAATCCAACATTAAAGAGGAAGAGGAACAGGAGGAAGAGGTCGCTATTGACACCTGTTCTAGAACTGAAGAGGAGGAAGAGGAGAAGCATATACTTGAAGATCTCGAAGAAGTTGACTTAAGACAGCAAAGTTTGCAATCAGAAGGTGATGTTACAAGTGGTTTAGGCCAAAGCAAATCTTCTGATGAAAATAGTTTAACAGCAATGGAAACTGATGAAGTTTCTTCGGCAGATATACATGTCATACGTGATGAAGAATTAACTGTAAATGGCTGTCCTCCTGAAAGTCTAACGGATTTGGATGATTTCCAAGGTTTCGATGAAAATATGCCACCCATAACAAGTTGGCTACTAGAcgtaagtaaatttattattttcgacAAAGTCAGACAAATTATCGGCCGAACTAGTGTGGCACGTAGCAgacaaactaaacaaaatgtCACAAGTGCGCCACCGCCAATAACGCGGCGTTCAATGCGCAGAGAAACAAATCTTAACAAGATCACTAAACCCTtactagccaataacaaaaatagATCTCCTCCAAGatcccaacaacaacaacagaaagaaACATTATCATCCACCCCACGTAAAACCCGAAGTGCAATTATCAATAAAGAATGTGTGCCCGATGTATGGACGCCTGAAGAGTTTTCTGGTTTCGATGAACAGGAACGCAAACGTTTGGCTTTGAAAACCAAGAGTAGTTGGCGTATGTTCTGTACAATACTGCACAGTACACAAATgtctttaaaatactttaatttcGATCGAAGAGTCTATAATCGGACACTGGAAGATAATAGTGAGGAaattaaatctaataaaaataaaacttcaacaagaaaacaacaaataacaacgCCGCCCATGCCAcaagtaacaacaacagcaacaaccagGGAGGTTTCACTAGCATGTCGTAAACAACCCAGTCGTTTAGCTCGTGCCCAACGGGCCCGTTATGTTTTTGAATGA
- the LOC111676841 gene encoding eukaryotic translation initiation factor 3 subunit E: MAQFDLTRTNCQFLDRHLTFPLLEFLCGKEIYDQKELLEYILETVNKTNMIDYTMDTRKRLGLSQEMPEELVQRKAEVLATLKQLQNEVAPIMKATDILKNGESMKDSKTFVNALQKDYNFKVEHLESAYKLAKYLYECGNYQESTSYLYFCLIVMSPNDKNYLNVLWGKLAAEILTLNWNTALEDLTRLRDYIDNANFSTVQALQQRTWLIHWSVLVFFNHPKGRDLIIETFLNKPSYLNAIQTMCPHIMRYLAVAVIINRTRRNALKELIKVIQQESYTYRDPITEFLECLYVNFDFEGARLKLHECQTVILNDFFIVACLNEFVEDARLMIFETFCRIHQCITISMLADKLNMNPAEAECWIVNLIRNARLNAKIDSKLGHVVMGTQPLSPYQQLVEKIDSLSMRSEHLAGLIERKSKQKQNQESADSWKYY; encoded by the exons ATGGCGCAATTCGatttaactagaactaattGCCAGTTTTTGGACAGGCATTTGACTTTCCCCCTTTTGGAATTCTTGTGTGGCAAAGAG atttaCGATCAAAAGGAGTTGTTGGAGTATATTTTGGAGACAGTTAACAAAACCAACATGATTGATTACACTATGGATACCCGCAAGCGTTTAGGCTTAAGCCAAGAAATGCCCGAGGAGTTGGTGCAACGTAAGGCTGAAGTTTTGGCCACCTTAAAACAGTTGCAAAATGAAGTAGCTCCCATTATGAAAGCGACAGACATATTGAAAAATGGTGAAAGCATGAAAGATTCCAAGACTTTCGTCAATGCTTTGCAAAAGGACTATAATTTTAAGGTGGAACATTTGGAGAGTGCTTACAAATTGGCCAAATACTTGTATGAATGTGGTAATTACCAGGAATCGACCTCCTATTTGTATTTCTGCTTGATTGTTATGTCTCCCAATGATAAG aactaCTTGAATGTCTTGTGGGGCAAATTGGCTGCCGAGATCTTAACTTTAAACTGGAATACAGCTTTAGAGGATTTGACTCGCTTGCGTGATTACATCGACAATGCCAACTTCTCTACCGTGCAGGCCTTGCAACAACGTACATGGCTTATCCACTGGTCTGTATTAGTGTTCTTCAATCATCCCAAAGGACGCGATTTAATCATTGAGACATTCTTGAACAAACCCTCTTACTTGAATGCCATTCAAACTATGTGTCCTCACATTATGCGTTACTTGGCCGTCGCTGTCATCATCAATCGCACTCGCCGCAATGCCCTTAAGGAACTTATTAAGGTCATCCAACAGGAGTCTTATACTTACCGTGATCCCATCACTGAATTCCTTGAATGTTTGTATGTGAACTTTGATTTCGAGGGTGCCCGTTTAAAGCTCCACGAATGTCAAACAGTCATTCTCAATGACTTCTTTATTGTGGCCTGTCTGAACGAATTCGTTGAAGATGCCCGTCTTATGATTTTCGAAACTTTCTGCCGCATTCATCAGTGCATCACCATCAGTATGTTGGCTGACAAATTAAACATGAACCCCGCCGAAGCCGAATGCTGGATCGTCAATCTAATCCGCAATGCTCGTCTTAATGCCAAGATTGATTCCAAATTGGGTCATGTTGTTATGGGTACCCAACCTTTGAGTCCTTACCAACAGTTGGTGGAGAAGATCGATTCGCTATCCATGCGATCGGAACATTTAGCTGGTTTAATTGAACGTAAAagtaagcaaaaacaaaatcaagagTCCGCCGATTCGTGGAAGTATTATTAG
- the LOC111676840 gene encoding acetyl-coenzyme A transporter 1, whose product MDVRRRKESDGDRKKLVPPTEAYHEERHEKTDIRGDRGNIAILLFLYILQGIPLGLIAAIPMLLQNRGASYKQQAEFSFAYWPFSLKLLWAPIVDSLYVKSFGRRKSWLVPCQYLIGLFMLLLSMVVDRWLGGNGLEPNVPLLTTLFFLLNFLAATQDIAVDGWALTMLKRCNVGYASTCNSVGQTAGYFLGYVAFIALESKDFCNTYLRTVPRDEGMVTLPEFLWFWGLCFLVATTLVAIFKKENDIKDDHAESRYNEEHELNIYESYKILIDMVRMRPIQILAGILLTVKVTFAACDAVTSLKLIDAGVPKEKLALLVVPIIPLQIVLPLVVSRYTNGPRPMEVYVKAIPYRIFFASLAAVIAYLTPYIIAGGEVPVYYYVLLVVNYGIYQIFLYCMFVAVMAFFAKISDPAVGGTYMTFLNTLSNLGGNWANTVILWLVDVLTWKACIRPDETVVQDNICLTKKQKEECAAAGAECKIVFDGFYIESIVCLVYGIIWLICVRKWINYLQNLPTRDWLVVSPKNSPAVKSR is encoded by the exons atgGACGTTAGACGACGCAAGGAGTCCGATGGGGACAGGAAGAAGCTAGTGCCACCGACGGAGGCCTATCATGAGGAACGTCATGAAAAAACAGATATACGCGGTGACAGGGGCAACATAGCAATTCTACTGTTCCTGTATATTTTACAAGGCATACCTTTGGGTTTGATAGCGGCCATTCCAATGTTGCTGCAGAATCGCGGTGCCAGCTATAAACAACAAGCTGAATTTTCATTTGCCTACTGGCCCTTCAGTCTTAAGCTGTTGTGGGCTCCCATCGTGGATTCGCTCTATGTAAAGAGCTTTGGACGTAGAAAATCTTGGCTTGTGCCCTGTCAGTACTTGATTGGCTTGTTTATGCTATTGTTGTCTATGGTGGTGGATCGTTGGTTGGGAGGTAATGGCCTAGAGCCGAATGTACCATTACTAACAACCCTTttctttttactaaattttttggCCGCCACACAAGATATTGCTGTGGACGGCTGGGCTTTAACCATGCTAAAAAGGTGTAATGTGGGCTATGCCTCTACTTGTAATAGTGTGGGACAAACGGCTGGTTATTTCTTGGGTTATGTGGCTTTTATAGCATTGGAATCGAAAGACTTTTGTAACACTTATTTGCGTACTGTTCCTCGGGATGAAGGCATGGTAACTTTACCAGAATTCTTATGGTTTTGGGGATTATGTTTTCTTGTAGCCACCACGCTTGTggccatttttaaaaaagaaaatgatatAAAAGACGATCATGCAGAATCAAGATACAACGAGGAACATGAGCTGAATATTTATGaaagttataaaattcttattgaCATGGTGCGCATGCGTCCCATACAAATACTGGCTGGCATTTTATTAACTGTAAAAGTAACTTTTGCTGCCTGCGATGCAGTTACATCACTAAAACTAATAGATGCCGGGGTGCCTAAAGAAAAGCTGGCTTTGTTGGTGGTACCCATAATTCCCTTACAAATTGTATTGCCTCTTGTGGTGAGTCGTTATACCAACGGACCGCGCCCCATGGAAGTTTATGTCAAAGCCATTCCTTACCGTATCTTTTTCGCTTCATTGGCGGCTGTTATTGCTTATTTAACGCCCTATATTATAGCTGGTGGTGAAGTGCCCGTTTACTATTACGTCCTGCTTGTTGTCAATTACGGTATATATCAAATCTTCCTGTATTGTATGTTTGTAGCTGTGATGGCATTTTTTGCCAAGATATCAGATCCTGCCGTAGGTGGCACTTACATGACATTCTTAAACACACTTTCAAATCTTGGCGGTAACTGGGCAAACACTGTGATTTTGTGGCTGGTTGATGTGCTGACTTGGAAGGCCTGCATCAGACCAGACGAAACTGTTGTACAAGACAATATTTGTCTTACAAAGAAACAAAAGGAG GAATGTGCCGCAGCTGGTGCCGAGTGTAAAATAGTATTTGATGGCTTTTATATTGAATCAATAGTGTGTTTGGTTTATGGTATTATCTGGTTGATTTGCGTACGAAAGTGGATAAATTACTTGCAGAATCTGCCCACTAGAGACTGGCTGGTGGTAAGCCCTAAAAATTCGCCTGCTGTCAAGTCAAGGTAG
- the LOC111676842 gene encoding cold shock domain-containing protein CG9705 — translation MSETPSTPEKLTPGKPPVYRRSSSGSPCQNLQLPSPIITKRTRTASTSARAMENPVVSGIVKTFSQSKGHGFITPKAGGDEVFCHISDIEGEYVPMAGDEVTYRLCAIPPKMEKFQAVHVKIVNLTPEVHHKWEE, via the exons ATGTCTGAAACACCAAGTACTCCTGAGAAGCTTACTCCTGGTAAGCCACCAGTATATCGTCGTAGCAGTAGCGGTAGTCCATGCCAAAACTTGCAGCTTCCAAGTCCAATTATAACCAAACGCACAAGAACTGCATCAAC ATCTGCCCGTGCTATGGAGAATCCCGTTGTCAGTGGTATTGTCAAAACTTTCAGCCAATCTAAGGGTCATGGTTTTATAACTCCTAAAGCGGGTGGGGACGAAGTATTTTGTCACATATCAGA CATTGAAGGTGAATATGTCCCTATGGCGGGTGATGAAGTCACTTATCGCTTGTGTGCTATACCACCCAAAATGGAAAAATTCCAAGCTGTGCAcgttaaaattgttaatttaacaCCCGAGGTCCATCACAAATGGGAAGAATAA
- the LOC111676839 gene encoding E3 ubiquitin-protein ligase RFWD3: MSTEETENDHDYAASRLRSDNDSSDIRPRTILRIIRNWSSDSGQSTSGNSDHNYISVFTGASVSGSNMTINASGGTMESDNDIFYDDDDDDGGRDDENTDPANEIMNSNSSTITFETDNRSEDSISTVTTITTDQTHSEQTSSSEQTNFSDQTSDSMSSRSVQSEAASTEENPHSVADVVSNSLEIQPIANVNINTNNEIINLDSPSPPKKRKRLSLEASAISCTPKVKARNENDLDDEDDGLTCPICLDNWEMSGEHRLASLKCGHLFGDSCIRRWLQESSRQSGQKVCPQCKTKAHAKDIRYLYAKRLRAIDRSEEHRMREQLTEVQSKAQSLTLELATLKMSYAQVTQKLKALESDNDSLNVLLRNGGGTASNFPKIVARKASLMYKLFMERNIEISREPGCRVLTYAKEHTALIVSQKSIQNLFPGYGLRFVDTISFKPTNFLHTSLKLVRDISLSDDQQLLAAASMESKVKLFDLRTLSVAATFKPAEKPLWSCSLGRRDSEHFLYLGSQQGSIYVYDTRLPDTILSEHQPEGDFSPVIQVASVPASQLFPCGGFLVCKLTSLWFYEHTGGVTRSTRLAIEGRFISMDFDAAQFSLLVQTRSCARYPRARYILGKLNKINSIPVYEIQITFFASTNSPVMARCSQIIVDSNTLVASYIQDSKLLSLYDANREQCIQSLPAQDIIYDTCPIYTKDFTYLAALTETKCRLYKLNST, from the exons ATGTCAACGGAAGAAACAGAAAATGACCATGATTATGCTGCGAGTCGGCTAAGAAGTGATAATGATAGTAGTGATATACGTCCCCGAACAATTTTACGGATAATACGCAATTGGAGCAGTGATTCTGGACAATCGACGTCGGGTAACTCGGATCATAATTATATAAGTGTTTTTACAGGCGCTAGCGTAAGCGGAAGTAATATGACTATAAATGCCTCTGGAGGTACAATGGAAAGTGATAATGATATATTCTATgacgacgacgatgatgatggtGGTAGGGATGACGAAAATACTGATCCTGCCAATGAAATCATGAATTCCAACTCATCTACCATAACTTTTGAGACAG ataaTAGATCAGAAGATTCCATTAGCACGGTGACAACCATAACCACCGATCAAACACATTCCGAACAGACTAGTTCGTCGGAACAAACTAATTTCTCAGATCAAACAAGTGATTCTATGTCATCGAGGTCTGTGCAATCCGAAGCAG CCTCCACAGAAGAAAATCCCCACTCAGTAGCTGATGTTGTTTCTAATTCTCTTGAAATACAACCAATTGCCAacgtaaatataaatacaaataatgaaataatcaaTTTAGACTCTCCTTCACCACCTAAAAAGCGAAAACGTTTATCATTAGAGGCGAGTGCCATTAGTTGCACTCCCAAAGTAAAAGCCAGAAACGAAAATGATTTGGATGATGAAGACGATGGCTTAACCTGTCCCATTTGTTTGGATAATTGGGAAATGTCGGGGGAACATCGGCTGGCATCGCTTAAGTGTGGTCATTTGTTTGGTGATTCCTGCATACGTCGTTGGCTGCAGGAGAGTTCTCGTCAGTCGGGACAAAAGGTTTGTCCGCAATGTAAAACAAAGGCACATGCCAAAGACATACGTTATTTATATGCAAAACGTTTAAGAGCCATAGACCGCAGTGAAGAGCATCGTATGCGTGAACAGCTGACTGAAGTACAAAGTAAAGCACAAAGTTTAACATTGGAATTGGCAACATTAAAAATGTCCTACGCTCAGGTAACGCAAAAACTAAAGGCATTAGAATCAGACAATGATTCCCTCAATGTTTTGCTTAGAAATGGTGGGGGCACCGCCTCTAACTTTCCAAAAATTGTAGCTCGAAAAGCTTCGttaatgtataaattatttatggaaCGTAATATTGAGATATCAAGAGAACCCGGTTGCCGTGTTTTGACTTATGCCAAGGAACACACCGCTTTAATTGTTTCTCAAAAGAGCATACAAAATCTATTTCCCGGCTATGGTCTAAGATTTGTCGacacaatttcatttaaaccaACTAATTTTCTACATACTTCCCTTAAGCTAGTGAGAGATATAAGTCTATCCGATGACCAGCAGTTACTAGCAGCCGCAAGCATGGAGTCAAAGGTAAAACTATTTGATTTGCGTACTCTTTCAGTGGCGGCAACATTTAAGCCGGCGGAGAAACCATTATGGTCATGTTCTCTAGGGCGTAGAGATAGTGAGCACTTCCTCTACCTTGGCTCTCAGCAAGGCAGCATTTATGTGTATGACACACGTTTGCCAGATACAATTTTGAGTGAACATCAACCCGAAGGAGATTTTAGCCCCGTGATACAAGTAGCTTCAGTACCAGCCAGTCAACTATTTCCATGTGGTGGATTTCTGGTGTGCAAACTTACATCTTTGTGGTTTTATGAACATACGGGTGGTGTAACACGCTCTACGAGACTAGCTATAGAAGGACGTTTTATTTCAATGGACTTTGATGCCGCCCAATTTAGTCTACTGGTACAAACAAGAAGTTGTGCCCGTTACCCTCGCGCGCGTTATATACTaggaaaacttaataaaatcaaTAGCATTCCAGTGTatgaaatacaaattacattctTCGCCTCCACCAACAGTCCTGTGATGGCTCGGTGTTCTCAAATTATCGTGGATTCAAATACACTAGTAGCGTCGTATATACAAGATTctaaattattatcattatatGATGCTAATCGTGAGCAGTGCATACAGTCATTGCCAGCACAAGATATAATTTATGATACTTGCCCCATATACACAAAAGATTTTACCTATTTGGCCGCCTTAACCGAAACCAAATGCAGACTATACAAATTGAACTCTACCTAA